The Lycium barbarum isolate Lr01 chromosome 12, ASM1917538v2, whole genome shotgun sequence genome includes a region encoding these proteins:
- the LOC132621722 gene encoding inactive LRR receptor-like serine/threonine-protein kinase BIR2, with protein MAISYLSLLCIKLFFFFLQTGHFSLSSQMSQPSSSSLALFFPTHFILHILPNTLYSLHRTVKLNPQNPSSCSNYTMDRFSFSLFIVLILVSLVAAAVVEDDLKCLKGLKKSLNDPDGNLITWNVNNSTIGAVCKFSGVNCWNENENRIISLTLSTMNLGGKVTESVQYCASLNTLELSGNSFSGPIPSEICTWLPYLVTLDLSNNDFSGSIPADLAKCAFLNKLMLNDNKLSGNIPPEFSSLGRLKTFSVANNQLSGRIPAAFDDKDSNNFNFEGNSLCGGPLGKCGGLSKKNLAIIIAAGVFGAAASMLLAFGAWYWFFTKAGKRKRGYGIGRNDSASLAERLRAHKLTQVMLFQKPLVKVKLADLLIATNGFSADNVINSTRMGTTYNAVLRDGSALAVKQLNSCKLSERQFRDEMNRLGQLRHPNLVPLLGFCVVEEEKLLVYKHLSNGTLHSFLNGNASELDWPTRFRIGLGAARGLAWLHHGCQPPILHQNICSNVIFLDEDFDARIMDFGLARLMTPSHAKDSSFVNVESGEFGYVAPEYSSTMVPSLKGDAYSFGVVLLELATGQKPLEVTAGEEGFKGNLVDWVNQLSVSGRIKDAIDQNLCGKGHDEEIVQFLKVACNSVVSRPKGRWSMFQVYEALKSMAEKQGFSEQYDDFPLLFRKEGATSSPV; from the coding sequence ATGGCCATTTCCTATTTGTCTTTATTATGCATtaaattattctttttttttttacagactGGGCACTTTTCATTGTCAAGTCAAATGTCTCAGCCTTCTTCGTCTTCCCTAGCCTTGTTCTTTCCTACCCATTTTATCTTACACATATTACCAAACACCTTGTACTCATTACACAGAACTGTTAAATTAAAcccccaaaaccctagttcctgcTCAAATTACACCATGGATCGTTTCAGTTTTAGCCTTTTTATTGTTTTAATTCTGGTTTCTCTTGTAGCTGCTGCTGTAGTTGAAGATGATCTCAAATGTTTAAAAGGATTAAAAAAATCCTTAAACGATCCAGATGGAAATTTAATTACATGGAACGTTAACAATTCAACAATCGGAGCTGTCTGTAAGTTTAGTGGTGTCAATTGTTGGAATGAGAACGAAAATCGCATAATTAGCCTTACTCTTTCAACGATGAACCTTGGTGGTAAGGTTACAGAATCCGTACAGTATTGTGCTAGCTTAAATACCCTTGAGCTTTCTGGTAATAGCTTTTCTGGTCCTATACCTTCTGAAATTTGCACTTGGCTCCCTTATTTGGTAACCCTAGACTTGTCTAATAATGATTTTAGTGGTTCTATACCTGCTGATCTTGCTAAATGTGCTTTTTTGAATAAGTTAATGCTTAATGATAACAAGCTTTCTGGAAATATTCCACCTGAATTTTCTAGTTTAGGTAGGTTGAAAACTTTCTCTGTGGCGAATAATCAACTTTCTGGTAGAATTCCAGCAGCTTTCGATGATAAGGATTCGAATAACTTTAACTTTGAAGGGAATAGTCTATGTGGTGGACCTTTGGGGAAATGTGGAGGACTAAGTAAGAAAAACTTAGCTATTATTATTGCTGCTGGGGTGTTTGGTGCTGCTGCTTCGATGTTGTTGGCATTTGGTGCGTGGTATTGGTTCTTTACGAAGGCTGGGAAGAGGAAGAGAGGGTATGGAATTGGGAGAAACGATTCGGCTAGTTTGGCTGAGAGGTTGAGGGCTCATAAGCTTACTCAGGTTATGTTGTTCCAGAAACCACTTGTTAAGGTTAAGTTAGCAGATTTGTTGATTGCCACGAATGGTTTTAGTGCGGACAATGTTATCAACTCGACTAGAATGGGTACTACTTATAATGCTGTGTTACGTGATGGTTCAGCACTTGCCGTTAAGCAGCTTAATAGTTGCAAACTGAGTGAAAGGCAGTTTCGGGATGAGATGAATAGGTTAGGGCAACTTAGGCATCCTAATTTGGTACCACTTTTGGggttttgtgttgttgaagaGGAGAAGCTTTTGGTTTATAAGCACCTGTCGAATGGTACTTTGCACTCGTTCTTGAATGGGAATGCAAGTGAATTGGATTGGCCTACTCGGTTTAGAATTGGTTTGGGTGCTGCTAGGGGCCTTGCTTGGTTACATCATGGTTGCCAACCACCTATTTTGCACCAAAACATATGTTCTAATGTTATTTTCCTTGATGAAGACTTTGATGCTAGAATAATGGATTTCGGGCTGGCAAGGTTGATGACGCCTTCACATGCAAAAGACTCTAGTTTTGTGAATGTGGAGTCGGGTGAATTTGGCTATGTAGCTCCAGAGTACTCTAGCACAATGGTGCCTTCACTGAAAGGGGATGCTTATAGCTTTGGGGTAGTGCTTTTGGAGTTGGCTACTGGACAAAAACCTCTTGAAGTTACTGCTGGTGAAGAGGGATTCAAGGGTAATTTGGTAGACTGGGTGAATCAGCTCTCTGTTTCAGGTCGCATTAAAGATGCAATTGACCAGAACCTTTGCGGGAAGGGGCATGATGAAGAGATTGTGCAATTTCTAAAAGTTGCTTGTAATTCCGTGGTTTCTCGGCCCAAGGGTAGGTGGTCTATGTTTCAGGTTTATGAAGCACTTAAGAGCATGGCTGAAAAACAGGGTTTCTCCGAACAGTATGATGACTTCCCGTTATTATTTCGCAAAGAAGGTGCTACTAGCAGCCCTGTATGA
- the LOC132622479 gene encoding uncharacterized protein LOC132622479 isoform X2, translating into MGGMKAFLGALVLLCLLWLILYGILVNQETKTITATAINRLDIWKIIQTEKYYLQKNSNLNYVRQRRVSTGILNAIPNRKAGKVARGATKTVTARATKHVDVRKILEAERQYLQRNPNVNYVSKRRVPTGPNAIHNRKVGEYREPPTRA; encoded by the exons ATGGGTGGTATGAAGGCTTTCTTGGGGGCTCTTGTTTTACTTTGTTTACTGTGGCTCATTTTGTATGGGATTTTAGTCAATCAGGAAACCAAAACAATCACTGCTACGGCTATCAATCGTTTAGATAtttggaagataatacaaactgAAAAGTATTATCTTCAAAAGAATTCAAATCTCAATTACGTGAGACAAAGAAGAGTGTCTACTGGAATATTGAATGCCATCCCGAATAG GAAAGCAGGGAAAGTAGCCAGGGGTGCCACCAAAACAGTCACTGCTAGAGCAACCAAACATGTAGATGTTCGGAAGATACTAGAAGCTGAGAGGCAATATCTTCAAAGAAATCCAAATGTCAATTATGTGAGCAAAAGAAGAGTGCCTACTGGACCAAATGCCATTCACAACAG GAAAGTAGGGGAATATAGAGAGCCACCCACTCGAGCTTGA
- the LOC132622479 gene encoding uncharacterized protein LOC132622479 isoform X1 has protein sequence MGGMKAFLGALVLLCLLWLILYGILVNQETKTITATAINRLDIWKIIQTEKYYLQKNSNLNYVRQRRVSTGILNAIPNRKAGKVARGATKTVTARATKHVDVRKILEAERQYLQRNPNVNYVSKRRVPTGPNAIHNSLCFLVFRKVGEYREPPTRA, from the exons ATGGGTGGTATGAAGGCTTTCTTGGGGGCTCTTGTTTTACTTTGTTTACTGTGGCTCATTTTGTATGGGATTTTAGTCAATCAGGAAACCAAAACAATCACTGCTACGGCTATCAATCGTTTAGATAtttggaagataatacaaactgAAAAGTATTATCTTCAAAAGAATTCAAATCTCAATTACGTGAGACAAAGAAGAGTGTCTACTGGAATATTGAATGCCATCCCGAATAG GAAAGCAGGGAAAGTAGCCAGGGGTGCCACCAAAACAGTCACTGCTAGAGCAACCAAACATGTAGATGTTCGGAAGATACTAGAAGCTGAGAGGCAATATCTTCAAAGAAATCCAAATGTCAATTATGTGAGCAAAAGAAGAGTGCCTACTGGACCAAATGCCATTCACAACAG TTTATGTTTCTTGGTTTTCAGGAAAGTAGGGGAATATAGAGAGCCACCCACTCGAGCTTGA